One Sandaracinaceae bacterium DNA segment encodes these proteins:
- a CDS encoding SDR family oxidoreductase: protein MKRDLEGRVFLITGANTGIGRSTALSLAERGATLYLACRSEARAKPVMDEVSACGASAHFLPLDLASLDSVRDCAKAFLDTGAPLHVLINNAGLAGKPGVTDDGFELTFGVNHLGHFLLTELLLERLKETPPARIVNVASQAHYRAKDIDWAALREKTKTTTGLPEYSVSKLCNVLHAKSLARALEGTGVTTYSLHPGVIASDVWRNVPWPVRPLMKLFMKTNDEGAETSLHCAASETAARQSGLYYDDCAPKEPSAPAKDAALADQLDEKSRAWCGL from the coding sequence TTGAAGCGAGATCTCGAAGGGCGCGTGTTCCTGATCACGGGCGCGAACACCGGCATCGGTCGGTCGACCGCGCTCTCGCTGGCCGAGCGGGGGGCGACGCTCTACCTCGCCTGCCGATCGGAGGCGCGCGCGAAGCCCGTGATGGACGAAGTGAGCGCGTGCGGCGCGTCGGCACATTTCCTCCCGCTCGACCTCGCGAGCCTCGACTCCGTCCGCGACTGCGCCAAGGCGTTCCTGGACACGGGCGCGCCTTTGCACGTCCTGATCAACAACGCGGGCCTGGCCGGCAAGCCGGGCGTGACGGACGACGGCTTCGAGCTGACCTTCGGCGTGAACCACCTGGGGCACTTCCTCCTGACCGAGCTGCTCCTGGAGCGGCTGAAAGAGACCCCTCCTGCGCGGATCGTGAACGTCGCCAGCCAGGCGCACTACCGCGCAAAAGACATCGACTGGGCCGCGCTTCGAGAGAAGACGAAGACGACCACCGGGCTGCCCGAGTACTCCGTCTCCAAGCTCTGCAACGTGCTCCACGCGAAGTCGCTCGCGCGAGCGCTCGAGGGCACCGGGGTGACGACGTACTCTCTGCACCCCGGCGTGATCGCGTCCGATGTCTGGCGCAACGTGCCGTGGCCCGTGCGGCCGCTGATGAAGCTGTTCATGAAGACGAACGACGAGGGAGCCGAGACCTCGCTCCACTGCGCCGCGTCCGAGACCGCCGCCAGGCAGAGCGGGCTCTACTACGACGACTGCGCGCCGAAGGAGCCGAGCGCCCCGGCGAAGGACGCCGCGCTGGCCGACCAGCTGGACGAGAAGAGCCGCGCCTGGTGCGGCCTCTAG